The genomic region GACCCGGAGACCGGCGTACTGCCGACGCTGCGCGAGCTCGGCATCGGCTTCGTGCCGTTCAGCCCGCTCGGCCGCGGTTTCCTGACCGGCCAGATCACCTCGCCGGCCGACTTCGGGCCGGACGACATGCGCGCCTCGATGCCGCGCTTCACCGGCGACAACTTCCAGAAGAACCTCGACCTGGTCGCGAAGGTCAAGGAGCTCGCCGCCGCCCGCGGCGTCACCCCCGGCCAGCTCGCGCTCGCCTGGCTGCTTGCCCAGGGCAATGACGTCGCGCCGATCCCGGGCACCAAGCGGCGCAGCTACCTGGCCGAGAACCTGGGCGCCGCCGACATCACCCTGACCCCCGAGGAGCTGACCGCGCTCGACGAGGCCTTCCCGCCGGACGCTGTCGCCGGCGACCGCTACAACGAGGGCGGCATGAAGATGGTCGGCCGATGACGTCCGGGGGCGCGGCGGCCGGGCTGATCGGCGTGACCGGAGCGACCGGGCAGCTCGGCGGCCGGGTGGCGCGGCTGCTGGCCGACGGTGGTGTTCGGCAGCGGCTGGTCGTCCGCGACCCGGCGCGCGCCCCGGAACTGCCGGACGCCGAGGTCGCCCAGGCGGCGTACGGCGATCACGCGGCGCTGCTGGACGCCCTTGACGGCGTGCACACCCTGCTGCTGCTCAGCGCCACCGAGTCCGCCGACCGCGTCTCCTTGCACACGGCAACCATCGACGCCGCGGTCGCGGCCGGGGTGCGGCACATCGTCTACACCTCGTTCGCCGGCGCCGCGCCGAACGCGACCTTCACCTTCGCCCGCGACCACTGGCACACCGAGCAGCACCTGCGCGCCGCCGGCGTCGACTTCACCTTCCTGCGCGACAACCTGTACCTCGACTTCGTGCCCGGCTTCGTCGGCGAGGACGACGCGATCCGCGGTCCCGCCGGTGACGGCCGGGTCGCCGCGGTGCTGCGCGACGACGTCGCCGCGGCCGCCGCCCGGGTCCTGCGCGAACCCACCGCCCACGCCGGCGCGACGTACGACCTGACCGGCCCGACCGCCTTCACCCTGACCGAGGCCGCCGCCGCGCTGAGCGAGGTATGGGGCCGCACGATCCGGTACGAACCGGAGACTCTCGACGAGGCCTACCGCTCCCGTGAACGCTACGGCGCTCCCGCGTGGGAGGTGGCCGGCTGGGTCACGTCGTACGCCGCGATCGCCGGCGGCGAGCTGGCCACCGTCTCGACGGCGGTCGAAGACCTCACCGGGCGGCCCCCGACCGGACTGCACGACTACCTGGCGGGCCTGTCCGGGTAGGCGGTCGTCGCGCCGGCGGAAATCTCGCTGGTCGACAGAACCGATCGGCCGGTTGGTGCATCTTGAGCCTGCACTGTTCAGCAACCGGGAGGTCGAATGCCCCAGCGAGTCGATCAGGACGAGGACTTCGCGGCCTTCGTGGCGGCACGGTCCGCCCGGCTGATGCACATCGCGCACATGCTCTGCGGGGACCGCGAGCTGGCCCGGGACATCGCGCAGACCGCGCTCGAGAAGGCGTACGTGCGGTGGGGCCGGATCCGGCTGGCCGATCCGTTCGCGTACGTGCGGCAGGCCGTCGTGAACGAGTGCCGGATGGGTTGGCGCCGCAGGTCGGGTGGCGAGGTACCGCTCGCGACCGTCGGCGAGGCCGACTTCGGCGTGCGCTCGGTCTCGTCCGTCGCGGACCCGGCGGTGGCCGTCACCCAGCGGCTGGATCTGCTGGCGGCCCTGGCCGGTCTGACCCGGCGCGAACGCACCGTCGTGGTGCTGCGGTACGTCGAGAACCTCAGTGAGGCCGAAACCGCCCGCATCGTCGGGATCGCGCCCGGCACCGTGAAGAGCACCCTCGCGCGTGGACGCGACAAGCTGCGGCGTTCTGGAGCACTCTCCTCCACCATCACGTCAGGAGAATTGGCATGAGTCTTGATCAGCGCCCGAGCGACTTCGACGATGCCGAGCTCGAGCAGGCCTTCCGGCGGCTCGAGGCGGAGTCGGTGAGCCTGGACTCCGCGACCGTGGTCGCCGGTGGCCGCCGGCGCCGCGTCCGCCACCGGATCGCCGTGGGCGGAGCCGCGGCGGCCGCCACCGTCGCGGTCGTCGCCGGGACGGTGGCGATCGTGCCGTCCGACCGCGGTACCGAACCTGCGATCGCTCAGCAACCCGTCACTGTCGACGCGGTCGAGGCGGCGCCCGTACCGGTGATCGCCGCGAACCAGTGGTTCAAGGTGTCTGCGCACCGGTGGTTCCGCCACGACCGGACCAGGTGGCAGGCCACGGGGGCGCCGGCTTCGGAAACTTGGGTGCACGCCGCGGTCGTCAAGGCGGCCGAGCGGAGCCGTGGCTGGGTCGGACCGGCGACCTCGGGCGTGGGCAGGAATCTCGAGTCGAGCATGCTCATCCGGGGCGAGGTCCAGCGGGCGGTCTACACCGTCAAGGGCGACCACGGGACCTTCAAGCACGAGGCACGCGTCTACCGGCTCGCGGCGATGCCCGGGTGGACCCTCGCCCACGCGGAGTACGGCGCGCCGGGACCGGTCAGCAAGCAAGGCCTCGTCGAGAACCTGGCCGTCGGGCTGGACGCGTACGCCGCCGACGGCAGCCGTCTGTTGCACTGCGCCTACAACCGGCCGCCGGTCAAGAGCAAGGCAGCGGCCATCGCACGACCGCCGGCCTGTGCCGCCGGCTGAACCGTCGTACCGCGGTGGGCCGACCGTGACGCGGCGCGTGGTAGCCCGGCCCCCCGTCGTCTCCGTCGATCATTTGAGAGACTGACGGGGTGCCGCTCTACCGTGACGAAGCCATCGTGCTGCGAACCCAGAAACTGGGCGAAGCCGATCGCATCGCCACGCTGCTCACCCGCACCCACGGCAAGCTCCGCGCGGTCGTGAAGGGCGTGCGCCGGACGTCGTCACGCTTCGGTGCCCGGCTCGAGCCGTTCAGCCACGTGGACCTGCAGCTCGCCACTGGTCGCTCGCTGGACGTGGTCACCCAGGCCGTCTCCATCGCGGCGTACGGCGAGGGCATCGTCAGCGACTACGCCCGCTACACCACCGGCACCGTCTTGCTGGAGACCGTTGACCGTCTGGTGGTGGAGGAGAAGGAACCCGCCACCCAGCAGCACCTGCTGCTGGCCGGCGCGCTTCGGGTCCTGTCCACGGGGGAGCGCGAACCCCGCTTGGTGCTCGACTCGTTCCTGCTGCGTTCGCTCGCCATCTCCGGCTACGCCCCGTCCTTCGGCGACTGCGCGAAGTGCGGCGAACCAGGCCCGCACCGGGCCTTCAACCCCGCCGCCGGCGGCATGGTCTGCACCACCTGCCGCCCACCCGCCTCCGCGATGCCGGCCCCCGCCACCATCACCCTGCTGGCCGCCCTGCTCACCGGCGACTGGCCCACCGCCGAACGCACCGACCCCCGGACCCGCCGCGAAGCCGACACCCTGGTCGCCGCCTTCGTCGCCTGGCACCTCGACCGCCAGCTCCGCTCCCTACCCCACCTGGACCTCACCACCGCCCCACCCACCACCCTCCCCCTCGCCGAAACCAACTGACCTCCCCGCGCGGGCTTGCCGTCTGCACCGCTCGTCCGACTGGAGCACCGCCGGCGGCGTGCGCCTACAGCCCGTGCGTTGGTCTCGAAATGCTTCGATCGGATCAGCGGTCGTGGTACGGGTCGCGCTGAGGAATCGACGGTGAGTTCTTCTGCTGGCCGGTCGCCGCAATGGGCCGCGAGGCGACAGCTCCCCGGGCGTCGGCCATGCCGTCCAGCGCGATCGACTGAGCGGACCGGCGCTGGTTCGCAGTGAGGACCTCGGCGGTACCCCGCTGATCCGGTGGCACGACCGAGTTGAGCTTCTGCGCGAAGGCGCGGAGTTCGGGCTGTCCGGCCATCTTGTCGATCAGCGCCGACATGGTCCGCGGATCACGCTGGTTGCGCCGAACGAGGTCCTGCAGGGCCGACTGCACCCGCCCAGGGTTCTCCTCCAGCTTGCGGTTGAGGAACCGCGACAGTTTCTCGACCCGCATCTTGTCCGGCCCGGTCGAAGGCGGATGGAAGTCCTTGACGTTGTCGGTCACGAGCACTTCCGAACCGCTGTGCACAGCGCCGGCGAGCACGTGCTTGTCCTTGTCGTCGGCCTGCATCCGCAGCGCCAGACCTTCGTGACCGCTCGTCATGGCTCGCGGGAAATACCTGTTCATCGCGGTGATGCGCTTGTCGATCCTGTCCCCCGGCACGCCCGGCGGCCGGTTGCGCCGCATCTCGTCCAGAACCTGCTGCGACCAGCGAGGCTCGAAGACGTCGCGGGCCGCCATCGACAGCAGGATGTCGTTGGTCAGCTGCCCACGGATAACGTTGGCGTCCAGGAACGCCCGTTCCGGCCGCCCAGGGGGGAGCGGCTCGGAGGCGGTCATGGGCGCGGGCGGTCCTCGTCCGGGGCGTCCCACGGGTCTTCGTCCAGCATGGCCTGGATACCCTCGGCTCGCCTCGCCCGACGATCGTTGTCCCAGGCGACCAGTTCCGCCAGGCGTACCCAGTGGACAGACTCCGAGGACCGGAACGGGATCGCGCCTTCGGCCGCGTACGCCCGCAGGTCGTCCGGTGCCATTCCGATCGCGTCCGCCGCCTCGTCGATCGGCAACTCCGGCCGCAACGGCGAAACCTTCACCGCCATGCCCGCCCGCAGCACCTCGACCACCTGCCGAACCGCCTCGAACACCGCCACGGGAATCTCTTCGCGCACCCCGTCCGGCCCCACCACAGCGGGCCCACCGGGCGCGACCTGCCGCTCGCCCGCAGCCAGCAGGTAGATCCGCGCATCGGTCGTAGGTCCGGCCATACCTGGGAGTCTAATCAGCAGTCCCTCGCTCACCCGGCGCTCCGAGCCGAGCCTCGTCCCTCTTTCAACAGCTCCGGCCCTGCCCTGCGGCGCCCGCCACCTCGGCCGCATCCGGATCGACCAGCACCGGCACGGCCTCACCGATCCGCAGCTGCGTCGCCGCCTGCTGCGTCATGGAGATCTGTCCGGTGTCACCTGAACTGCTCTGCCACCGGATGTCCCACTGAGCCGTCGCGCTCACCGTGTACCGACAGTCCGCCTGCTGCCGCGACGTCTTCACATACCGATGCCCACAGTCCGGCGAGTCCTTGATCCCGAACGATTTGTCGTACGCCGTACCAGCGCCCTCGCAGCGCAGCGTCTTCCCGTCGCCCAGGGACCAGTTCACCGCCTTCACCTGCGCCGTAGCCGCCACTGTCAACCCCGGCACACTCGCCTGCCGCGTGATCGGCCCCCAGGTGCGCTCCGACTTCTCCACCCACAACCAAACAGGCATGTTCACCAGCCCGACTTGCCCAGCCCCCGGCGCAGTCCGCACCTGCGGCTTGCTGAGCTGCATCGACGCAACTGCCCGGTAGACCAGCGTGAGTGGGTCGACGACGACGGTGTCGGGCTCGCCCGGGAGCCAGATGAATCGTGTGACCAGGTGCCGGCCCTCGTCATAGCCCTGTTCGCGAACGCATGCCCACACGGAGCCGTCCGTTCGGCCCTGCCAAATGGGATCAGAGGCAGGGGGCGGTGGGGTCACCCGCTGCATGTAGCACTGTTGGCTGTTCGACCAGTTGCCGTGCTGTGAGGTGCAGGCCTGCGGGGCGCCGTTGAGCTGGCAGGTCGGCTTGGCCTTCTTGCGGACCGGTTCAGCGGGAGCAGTCGTCTTCTTGCCCGGGTCGTCAACAGCCGAGCGAAGGACCCAGATGCAGACACCGCTGTACGGGTTGCACCGGAGTTCGTAGTCACCTGGCGGCTTGGGCGGCGTCGCCCCGGCCGGCGATGCCCAGAGCGTTGCCAAGAACACGGCCGCACAAGTGCAGAGCAACAGGAAGCGTGGCCACGCAGTAAGCGGCCGTATCAGCATGACCCGACCGCTTTCTCCTCCACCAAGAACCACCGCTTCACCTGGCTGCCGGCCGGCGGCGCGAACACCAGCTTCGACTGGAACTGCCGCCGCTTGCCGTCGCTCCCCGCTTCCGGGATCGGCTTGCCGTTCGACACGTAGCGCGTGATCAGGGTCGAACTGTCGATGCAGCTGGTGAGGCGTACCTCTGGTTGTTCGAGGTCCAGGTTCACCGACTGGACCTTGGTCTCGACGATCTTGGCGTCGCCGGTCTGGTACCACCCGTGGCTCAGCTGGAAGTCCACCTGGCCGGCGAGCGCGATCACCCACGTCCCACCGTTGCCTGCCTTCTCCAAGCCGCCCCGAGTGGCCTTGCTCGGATCCCGCAGCGCGGCACCGGCTGCGGCCCGGGCGGTCGCGTAGGCGGCCTTCGCCTTGTTGATCGCCTCCTGCTCCGCCGGCGCCCAGGCTGCAGTCGACGGCGCGGAAGGGCTGGGGGACTGGCTGGTGGGAGCGGGCGTGGCGTCTGGTTGGCCGGCTTTCGGGTTTGGGTGCAGGACGCCAGTGTGAGCAGGGCGGTGGCTGCGATGAAGGCCGGTCGGGGCGTCATGCGGGTGGGCTCCAGTTCGGTGGGTGTTGCAGGCGGTACAAGCGTGGCATACGGAGGGTGGTCGGGTGGGGCGGTTGTCCACAGGGTGCAGGTTGCTGCAGCGGGGGGGTGGGGCTGGGCACGGCATGGTGAGGGTGGGTGCGGTGAGCCCGGTGAGGATGAGAGAAACTTCGGGGTATGTCGCCACTGGGTCGTCGTCGGGTGCAGGAGTCGAAGCGTCGGGGGGAGGTGGTCGCGCCGGAGCCGCATCCGTCGGGGGCTCGGCCGCCGGTGCTGCCGGCGGAGCTGGTGCCGCAGCACGTGGCGATCGTGATGGACGGCAACGGGCGGTGGGCCAAGGCGCGCGGGCTGGCGCGGACCGAGGGGCACAAGGCCGGGGAGGCGTCGCTGCTGGACGTGATCAAGGGCGGTATCGAGATCGGGGTGAAGTACATCTCGGCGTACGCGTTCTCGACCGAGAACTGGGCCCGGTCGCCGGAGGAGGTCCGGTTCCTGATGGGGTTCAACCGCGACGTGATCCACCGGCGCCGCGACGAGCTGGACGCGATGGGGGTCCGGGTGGTCTGGTCCGGGCGGCGGCCGCGGTTGTGGAAGAGCGTGATCGACGAGCTGGAGTACGCCCAGGAGCGGACCAAGGACAACACCACGATCACCCTGCAGTTCTGCGTGAACTACGGCGGCCGGGCCGAGATCGCCGACGCGATGAAGGCGATCGCGCACGACGTCGCGGCGGGCCGGATCAAGCCGGACCGGATCACCGAGGCGACGGTCGCGCGCAACCTGTACGCCCCCGGCATCCCCGAGGTCGACCTGTTCGTCCGGTCGTCGGGGGAGCAGCGGACGTCGAACTTCCTGGTCTGGCAGCTCGCGTACGCCGAGATGGTGTTCCTGGACACGCTCTGGCCCGACTTCGACCGGCGCGACCTGTGGCGGGCGATCGAGATCTACGCGCAGCGCGACCGGCGCTACGGCGGCGCGGTGCCCAACGAGGTCACCCGCTGACCCGACGGTGAACGCCGCCGGCGACGACCAACCGGGTCGAGCGAACCAGGCCGAGACGCCGAGGCGGGCACGGGCCACCCCGCAGGTCGGGCCAGAGGTCCAGCGCTGCCTGGAAAAATCCAACGACGCGCTGCTGCACGGCGACGCGCGACGCGGCGACGAAAGCGTCAGCGGTTCCTTGGCGAAGGCAACAATCCCCGCTCGATCGCGACCGTCACCGCACGCGTGCGGTCGTCCACGTCGAGCTTGCTGAACAGGCGCTGCAGATGCGTCTTCACCGTCGCCTCGCCGATGAACAGCTCCCGCCCGATCTCCGCGTTGCTCAGCCCGCGCGCGACCGCGGCCAGCACCTCCAGCTCCCGCGGCGACGGCTGGACCGCGGCCGGTGCCGCCGGCGTCCGCAGCCGGGACATCAACCGGGCCGCGACCGGCGGCGCGAGCACGGTCTCGCCGCGGGACGCGGCCCGGATCCCGTCGAGCAGCTCGGCGTGCGGCGTGTCCTTGAGCAGGTAGCCCGCCGCCCCGGCCTCGACCGCGTGCAGGATGTCGGAGTCCGTGTCGTACGTCGTCAGCACCAGCACCTTCGTCGCCGGATGGCCCGACACGATCGCGCCGGTCGCGGAAACGCCGTCGCGGCGCGGCATCCGCAGGTCCATCAGGACGACGTCCGGCCGGGTCGACGCCACCAGCGCGACGGCTTCCTCGCCGTCGCCGGCCTCGCCGACCACCTCGATGTCGTCGGTGACGGCGAGCATGCCGATCAGCCCGGAACGAACGACGGGGTGGTCGTCGACCACCAGGACGCGCACGGTGGCCGTCACGGTTTCTCCTGAGTCGAGGGAATGAGGACCTGCACCCGCGTCCCACGCCCGGGTGCGCTGTCGACCTGCACGGTGCCGCCGGACTCCTCGACCCGTCCGCGCATCGCGGCCAGACCGTACCCGGTGACCGGCGCGGCGGTGACGAAGCCGCTGCCGTCGTCGCTGATCTCGATCCGGACGCCGTCGGGTGCCATCGTCAGGGTGATCAGCACCGAGGTCGCGCCGGCGTGCTTGCGGACGTTCGCCAGCGCCTCCTGGGCGGCCCGGAGCAGCACCACCTGCTGGCCCTGCGGCAACGCGGCGACCTCCTCGTCGGGCATGTCGAGCGCGACCTGGACGTCGACGCCGGTCTCCGCGGCGAATCGTTCGGCCTGCCGCCGCAGCACGTCGGCCAACGGTGCCTCCGCCAACGCGACCGGGGTGAACGCGGCGACCAGGGCGCGGGCCTCGGCGAGGTTCTCCCGCGCGGTGTCCTCGATCGCGGCCAGTCGGGTCGCCGCGGACGCCGTACCGCCGCGCTGCAGCTCCACGGCGGCGGTCTGCGCCAGCATCACGATGCTCGTCATGCCCTGGGCGAGCGTGTCGTGGATCTCGCGCGCCATCCGCTCCCGCTCGGCCATCACGCCGGCCGTGTGGTGCGCCTCGGCGAGCTCGTCCCGGGCGGCCTCCAGCTGCTCGATCAGCTCGGCGCGCTGCTCGCTCTGGCTGATCACCCGATCGATCCAAGTCCCCATCAGCGAGCTGACCGCCAGGCTGATCAGCATCCAGGGCAGGATGTTCCAGAAGGCGTCGGTCGTCCAGCCGGCCGCCCAGAGCTGCGCGGTGCCGACGGCGACGAGCAGGAGCAGGCTCAGGACGATCGCGTCCAGCGTGCGCTGGCTCAGCAGCCAGATCTGCGGCGAGACGATGAACAGGATGAAGACGGACTGCGGGTAGATC from Kribbella flavida DSM 17836 harbors:
- a CDS encoding SDR family oxidoreductase — translated: MTSGGAAAGLIGVTGATGQLGGRVARLLADGGVRQRLVVRDPARAPELPDAEVAQAAYGDHAALLDALDGVHTLLLLSATESADRVSLHTATIDAAVAAGVRHIVYTSFAGAAPNATFTFARDHWHTEQHLRAAGVDFTFLRDNLYLDFVPGFVGEDDAIRGPAGDGRVAAVLRDDVAAAAARVLREPTAHAGATYDLTGPTAFTLTEAAAALSEVWGRTIRYEPETLDEAYRSRERYGAPAWEVAGWVTSYAAIAGGELATVSTAVEDLTGRPPTGLHDYLAGLSG
- a CDS encoding SigE family RNA polymerase sigma factor → MPQRVDQDEDFAAFVAARSARLMHIAHMLCGDRELARDIAQTALEKAYVRWGRIRLADPFAYVRQAVVNECRMGWRRRSGGEVPLATVGEADFGVRSVSSVADPAVAVTQRLDLLAALAGLTRRERTVVVLRYVENLSEAETARIVGIAPGTVKSTLARGRDKLRRSGALSSTITSGELA
- the recO gene encoding DNA repair protein RecO, coding for MPLYRDEAIVLRTQKLGEADRIATLLTRTHGKLRAVVKGVRRTSSRFGARLEPFSHVDLQLATGRSLDVVTQAVSIAAYGEGIVSDYARYTTGTVLLETVDRLVVEEKEPATQQHLLLAGALRVLSTGEREPRLVLDSFLLRSLAISGYAPSFGDCAKCGEPGPHRAFNPAAGGMVCTTCRPPASAMPAPATITLLAALLTGDWPTAERTDPRTRREADTLVAAFVAWHLDRQLRSLPHLDLTTAPPTTLPLAETN
- a CDS encoding PIN domain-containing protein, with protein sequence MTASEPLPPGRPERAFLDANVIRGQLTNDILLSMAARDVFEPRWSQQVLDEMRRNRPPGVPGDRIDKRITAMNRYFPRAMTSGHEGLALRMQADDKDKHVLAGAVHSGSEVLVTDNVKDFHPPSTGPDKMRVEKLSRFLNRKLEENPGRVQSALQDLVRRNQRDPRTMSALIDKMAGQPELRAFAQKLNSVVPPDQRGTAEVLTANQRRSAQSIALDGMADARGAVASRPIAATGQQKNSPSIPQRDPYHDR
- a CDS encoding isoprenyl transferase translates to MSPLGRRRVQESKRRGEVVAPEPHPSGARPPVLPAELVPQHVAIVMDGNGRWAKARGLARTEGHKAGEASLLDVIKGGIEIGVKYISAYAFSTENWARSPEEVRFLMGFNRDVIHRRRDELDAMGVRVVWSGRRPRLWKSVIDELEYAQERTKDNTTITLQFCVNYGGRAEIADAMKAIAHDVAAGRIKPDRITEATVARNLYAPGIPEVDLFVRSSGEQRTSNFLVWQLAYAEMVFLDTLWPDFDRRDLWRAIEIYAQRDRRYGGAVPNEVTR
- a CDS encoding response regulator; this translates as MTATVRVLVVDDHPVVRSGLIGMLAVTDDIEVVGEAGDGEEAVALVASTRPDVVLMDLRMPRRDGVSATGAIVSGHPATKVLVLTTYDTDSDILHAVEAGAAGYLLKDTPHAELLDGIRAASRGETVLAPPVAARLMSRLRTPAAPAAVQPSPRELEVLAAVARGLSNAEIGRELFIGEATVKTHLQRLFSKLDVDDRTRAVTVAIERGLLPSPRNR
- a CDS encoding sensor histidine kinase; translation: MQVSPRADQSVWIRTLLGWHVVFYTLLAVVALAAATSDLSSQRKTAYLILVAVLALAYRFIAMPAMTSRNVLRSNLYRLLMIGCIAAAVAIYPQSVFILFIVSPQIWLLSQRTLDAIVLSLLLLVAVGTAQLWAAGWTTDAFWNILPWMLISLAVSSLMGTWIDRVISQSEQRAELIEQLEAARDELAEAHHTAGVMAERERMAREIHDTLAQGMTSIVMLAQTAAVELQRGGTASAATRLAAIEDTARENLAEARALVAAFTPVALAEAPLADVLRRQAERFAAETGVDVQVALDMPDEEVAALPQGQQVVLLRAAQEALANVRKHAGATSVLITLTMAPDGVRIEISDDGSGFVTAAPVTGYGLAAMRGRVEESGGTVQVDSAPGRGTRVQVLIPSTQEKP